Genomic window (Thomasclavelia spiroformis DSM 1552):
GAACCAATTTTAATAATCAAACTTTTTACTTTACTTAAATCCCTCATAACTTTTCCTCCTGCAATTTCCTTAATTATACAAGTTTTATAGTCACATAACAACATTAAAGCCGTGTTATTTTAATAATTAACAATCCATCATAATCTTGATAATTTCTTTATCCGTTTCTTTCATTCCAATTTTACCAAGACGGGCTACATTACGAATCGTATTTTCAACTCCTTTGATAACAATTCCATCACCATCTTTAAACTCTTGCCCTTCTAAATACATTTTATAACCTAAAATCCCTGCGTCAACACTTGCAGCAATTTTCGCAGCACAAGAAGATTTTGCACCATCACAAATTATTCCCGAAGTAATTGCAAGAGAATTTACAAGCGTATGAGCAATACACTGATAATCACCGCCATGTAAAAACGCAATACCACTACCAGCAGCACATCCAGCACTTACTGCTCCACAATATGCTGATAAACGCCCAATTCCATTTTTTTGATGAATTGCGATTAAATTAGCTAAAACTAAAGCACGATATAATTTTTCATCACTAACATTTAAAGCCTTAGCATATTCAACGATTGGTAAAGTTATTGTTATTCCCTGATTTCCACTACCAGAATTTATCACTACTGGAAGTTCACAGCCACTCATTCTTGCATCACTACCAGCCGCTGCCATAGCTTTTGCCTTTGTAGCTGTATCATTTCCACTTTTTAATAATACACTACCAATATTAGCACCATAATTATTAATAATTCCTTCATTTGCAATTTTACTATTGTAGTCAATTTGACGTTTAATTACCTCTTTAATGTCATCAATTTTTACAAGACAAGCAAATTCATAAATATCAGCGACATTTAATTCATCATAATTTAAAACAATTTTATCATTGAATTTCTGATTTTCTTTTGAAAAAAGAATCTCATTATCTTTTTCAATTAAAATAATATTAGTATGCGAATCGACAATTCGTACACTTGCGTAATGATTACTTTCAAATAATGTAATTTTTATATCTAAAATATATTCACTATCTAGTGGTTTGATTTCAATACAATCTCTTTTTAAGAATTCATTGATTGCAGCAATTTCTTCGTCTTTAACATCAGCAATTACTTCTAATAACTTATTTGTATTTCCCGCAACAATTCCAGCTGCTACAGCTGCCTCAATTCCTTTTAAACCATTAGTATTAGGAACAACTACACTTTTTACATTTTTAATAATATTACCACTTACTTCAACTAAACATCTCTCTGGCATTTTATTTAAAATATCATGAGCTTTACTAGCACAATATGATAAAGCAATTGGTTCTGTACATCCCATTGCAGGAACAAGCTCCTCTTTTAGTATTTGAATATACGTTTGATATTTAATATTGTTCATTATTTTATACAATCCTTTCTATTTTTACTAACATAATCTATTTTACCATAAATCTTAACAAAATTACTCAATTTTCTTATTGTATCATGACATTCTAACGTGTTACAATGTAGAAAAATGATTAAAGGAGATATATTGTTACAATGAAATTAATTATACCTGAAAATTATGATCCCGTACTAAATTTACGACAAACACAAGAGGCAATTAAATATATTCGTGATACTTTTCAAAAAGAAATTGGAAGAGCTTTACAGCTTTCTAGAATTTCAGCCCCTTTGTTTGTTCCAAAAAGCAGTGGATTAAACGATAATTTAAATGGTGTAGAAACACCTGTTTCATTTATCATTCCACAAATGCCAAATGAAGAAATCGAAGTAGTTCATTCACTTGCTAAATGGAAAAGAATGGCTTTAAAAAAATATGGTTTCAAAATGCATGAAGGTCTATATACAAATATGAATGCCATTAGAAAAGATGAAGAAGTTGATAACTTGCATTCATATTATGTTGATCAATGGGATTGGGAAAAAATTATTTCTAAAGAAGAAAGAAATGAAGAAACATTAAAACGTCATGTTTTAAAAATATTTAAAGTTATAAAACATATGGAACATGAAGTATGGTACAAATATCCCCATGCTGTAAATAGATTACCAGATAAAATACATTTTTTCACATCACAAGAATTAGAAGATCGTTATCCTGATTTAACACCTACTGAACGTGAAACTGCAATGTGCAAAGAATACGGATGTATCTTTGTAATGGGGGTTGGAAAAAAACTTAAAAGTGGTATTAAACATGATGGACGTGCTCCAGATTATGATGATTGGGATTTAAATGGTGATATTTTATTCTGGTTTGAACCACTTAAATGCGCTTTAGAAATTTCATCAATGGGGATTCGTGTAGATGAAGATAGTCTAGTTAAACAATTAGAAACAGAAAATTGTTTAGATCGTTTACAATTACCATATCATCAACAAATTATGAATAAAGAATTACCATACACTATTGGTGGTGGTATCGGTCAATCAAGATTATGTATGCTATTACTTAAAAAAGCTCACGTTGGTGAAGTTCAAGCAAGTATTTGGCCTCAAGAAATGATTGATGAATGTAGTAAACATAACATTAATTTATTATAGTTATAAATACTCAATAACATAATACATAAACCAAAATAAATAAAAATAGAGATATTAGCCCTTTCTTATTTTAAGGCAGAATATTAAAAAGAGACTTCTTAAACGATTGATAAATACAATCATTTTCGAAATCTCTTTTTTTATTATCCATTATCGAGTAAGAACCATTATAATATCTCATCTTTTTTATCATATGCTATCATTATCTCCTTATGCTTTAATATTTATATTCATAAAAAATTTTGTAAATATAAAATCAATTTCAATATTATAATATTATTAAAAATATTTATTTCTTTATCTATCAGGATATATATAGTAATATAACTAAAATATGATTTAGATACAATATAAAAATAAGTATGAAGTATTATAATCCAACATTATTAAAATATATATGTTCCCTTATACAAGGGTTACAATTATTACTAATGAAAAAGCAAATGTTTCTATATAATAAATATGACACTTAAAAAATAATCCATCAGCATACATATATATGCATATTTTTGAATAATTTCTATTAACAAATTATTTAAAAAAGATTTCAAAGAAAAACAAAAGAAAATATACATACTAGGTAGGATAATTTTACCAGATTCCTTCATTTAATAAGATATTTTCTAAGAAAACCTCACTTACAACTCATCTAAAACCAAAAAAATTTTGCTCATTCTACTTACTAAAAAAATATTCGACAAGTTAAACAAAAAATTATAGTGTACTTTAATTATATGCCTTGTAAAATACAATATCAGTACTGTATTTTTTCTAGTTTACATAAACAAAAACCAGAAATTATATCGATAGATAGTAATTTCTGGTCAAAATAAAGTCATCTTAACTTAATAATATTAAGATAAATTTTTACTCAATTAATAGTTAATAAACATTACAGTTTGAGTATACCAAGGACACCAACAAGATCCTAAAGCAACAGTTTCTTGTTTTTTATTTTCAACAATTACCTTAACTTCTTCCATGATTCTCCCCTCCTTCCTTTTTATTAACAAACCAAATCAATTATCAATTGATTTGATAATGTTCACAAGCAATTCAGGGTTATTTTCTAATAACTCATGGTAAATTATCAAGCAATCTTTCACAAAATTTTTCATTCTAATACAATCATTTCTCTTAGCGACTATATTAAATCCTTTTTCATCATAACAA
Coding sequences:
- a CDS encoding serine dehydratase subunit alpha family protein, producing MNNIKYQTYIQILKEELVPAMGCTEPIALSYCASKAHDILNKMPERCLVEVSGNIIKNVKSVVVPNTNGLKGIEAAVAAGIVAGNTNKLLEVIADVKDEEIAAINEFLKRDCIEIKPLDSEYILDIKITLFESNHYASVRIVDSHTNIILIEKDNEILFSKENQKFNDKIVLNYDELNVADIYEFACLVKIDDIKEVIKRQIDYNSKIANEGIINNYGANIGSVLLKSGNDTATKAKAMAAAGSDARMSGCELPVVINSGSGNQGITITLPIVEYAKALNVSDEKLYRALVLANLIAIHQKNGIGRLSAYCGAVSAGCAAGSGIAFLHGGDYQCIAHTLVNSLAITSGIICDGAKSSCAAKIAASVDAGILGYKMYLEGQEFKDGDGIVIKGVENTIRNVARLGKIGMKETDKEIIKIMMDC
- the asnA gene encoding aspartate--ammonia ligase; protein product: MKLIIPENYDPVLNLRQTQEAIKYIRDTFQKEIGRALQLSRISAPLFVPKSSGLNDNLNGVETPVSFIIPQMPNEEIEVVHSLAKWKRMALKKYGFKMHEGLYTNMNAIRKDEEVDNLHSYYVDQWDWEKIISKEERNEETLKRHVLKIFKVIKHMEHEVWYKYPHAVNRLPDKIHFFTSQELEDRYPDLTPTERETAMCKEYGCIFVMGVGKKLKSGIKHDGRAPDYDDWDLNGDILFWFEPLKCALEISSMGIRVDEDSLVKQLETENCLDRLQLPYHQQIMNKELPYTIGGGIGQSRLCMLLLKKAHVGEVQASIWPQEMIDECSKHNINLL